CCGGGCTCCCAACGTTTTCAACGGCCACAAAAGGGATTAAAACGACGGAAGCTATCGCCAGCTGGAGGAAGGTCAAGCTTTCGCCGTCAACGCCCCTCAGGAACCTGCCGAGGTTTGGAATCAGGGCGTAGAAGAGCGCCCCTAAGAACGCGAATACGATTCCTGTGAAGTCCCTGTCGGAGAGGCTGATTCTCTGGGAAGACGCTATGAGGAGCAGTCCTGTGAAGGCTATCGCAAGGCTCAGAACCTTTCCCGCGTCGAGCCTTTCGTTGAGGAAGCGCCACGAAATCAGCGTCGCCAGAACAGGGGCGGTGTAGTAAACGAGAACCGCGTTCGCTATGGTGGTGTAGTTGAAGGCCGTGAAGAGGAAGACCCAGTTTAAGGCTAACGCAGTCCCGAGCGCGAGCAGGTGATATGGCCTCTCTCTAAGCTCTCTCAAAGCGTTTCCGAGCTTTCCCCTGAAGTTGAGGATTGGGAGGAGGACGAGGGCTCCAAGCGAGACCCTCGCGAAGGCTACCCCTAGACCCGAAAGCCCCGAGAGCCTGCCGAATATTCCGACGCTCCCCCATATAAGCATCGCGAGCGCTATCTGGACCTTTCCCCTGTTCATAGCGAGCTCTCCCACTCCTCGTACGCTTCCTCGACTTCCTCCTTCCTGAACTCCGGGACGGCGTCCCTGAAGGGGTTGAACTTTTCAAGTTTCCCCTCATCGGGGCCGATGTAGGTCGTTATCAGCCCGACCTTGGAGTGCAGGCTCGACGGCAGGCGGAGGATTCTCTTTACATCGACCGTAACGCGCCCGTCGAAGTAGGCCTTGGAGAAGGTGCTCGATATCGAGAAGAGCCTTATCAGCGTTTTGTAACCGACTCCGCTCGGGAAAGAGGCGAGTAAACCCCTCTCGACGAAGCTCCTGACGATTCTCTCCCGGTTTTCATCGCTCAGAATTCTCCTAGCCAGTCCCTTCTTTATCCCGGCGCTTATCAGGTGGTTCTCGTTGGCCCTCTTTATGAAGTAGCCGAAGCGAAGCCTAAACACCCTGAAGTAGCCACTCGACAGCATAATCCTCCTGCTCATCACGTCCTCGTAGGTTACTTCCTCCGAGGCGCTGATGTAGGCTAAAATTTTCTCCCTGGCCTTGGCGTCGAGCCTCAACGCCCATTCGTCGAGAACCCTTATGTGGTAGCCCCTGCCAGAGTAAACCACGTGGACGTTCTCGAAGCCGAAGTCCTCCTTGAGAACCACCAGCGTGTCCCTCGCGAGTTCCTTCGCGTCCTCCAGACAGATTGGACACACCTGCCCGCTCGGGTGCCTGTCCATGCACCTCCTGAGAGGCAAATCTTTCGCGTCTATGTCGAAGACGAGCTCCGCTCCAAGCCATCCCTCCATCTGGGCCGGTTCGTGGTAGAGAGCAACGGAGGTGTAGATTGCGTAGGGGGAGGTGGCCTTAACGTAGTCCTCCAAATCTCTAACGTCGGCGAATACGTTCTTCCTGTCGCTCGGCCCCTCTCCGGTGTGGTCAAAGCCGAACTCGCGCTTTTCGAGGCTATCAATGATGAACTTCGGAATCCTCTCGGCCTTCCACTCGCCTTTATAGTAGAGCTCCCGCTCCTCCCGGCTGACCTCTCTGAGCAGTTCAGCCACTTTCCTCACCCCTTTCACCGGTTTCGCTCCGCTCCTCCCCCGCGAGCCTTCTCAGATAGTACGTCAGCGGGTTCTTGACTCCCCTGCAGTACCTGTCCGGCTTGCATAACTGGGGAGCGTTGGCCCTTATCTTGTCGCAGTTCGGCGGGAAGTACCACGTCGAGTTCCCACTGTCCTCGAGCGCTGGCTTATCGGTTAAGCCGAAGCCAAGGTGGTACCAGATGTTCTTAATCTCGTGGGGCTGGTCTTCGAAGAGCGGTGGCTTACAGCGGTTGCCTGCCTCGATTATAACCGGCAGAATCTCCTCCTCGATGACCCTTAAGTCACTTACGCAGTCCTTAACGCGGACGTCCTTCCTCGGTGGATTTGGACAGATGCGCGCGTAGCTCAGGAAGCTCGTTAGGAGAACTGTAATCGCGTAGTTCCTCATTCCGGCCGGGACACCCTTGAGGGCTTCCTTAACGCACGGTGGGAAGAGGTCGAAGCGGAGTGGCTTCGCGCCAACCTTTCCGAGTTTCTCGAGCCTCTCCTTAAAGTACTCGTTCGCCAGCTCCTCGAGCTTCTCCTTAAGCTCCTCGTAGAATTCGGGAAGTTCCTCCCTGACGTCAGCAAGAAGGCTGACGGCTTTATCGAAGCGCCTCTCAAAGGCCATCTCCCAGAGCTTTAACGCCTCGTCCCAGCGGAGGTAGGCGTATCCTTTCCTTACGTAAACCTCTTTCAGCGACCCCTCCCAGAGCTCGAGGAACTCGCTCAGGTGCATTCTGTACTTCAGCTTGAGCTTTTCTCTCTCCTCCTCTGGCAGGCTTTTGTCCATCGCCCTTTCCAGTATCTTTCTGTCCCTGTCGGGTATTCCCTCGGCCGGTTCAATCTTCAGAAGGCTCCCCTCCAGCGAGCCTTTCCTCTCTATTCTCGCGCGGTAGAGCTTCGCAGCTGCTTTCTTCACGAACTCGGCCTCGATGCCATAGGGAGAGAAAGCCAGCGCCCCGAGGAGGGCGTAGAATCTGAAAAGGTCTCTGAGTTCTTCGAGTGTGTCAACGGTTAGGAGTTCCTCGGGGGGTTCCTTTGATTTGAGCATCCACCTGACAAGTGAGAGGGCTTCATCTGGGCCTATGCTTGATGGAATTCTCTCGAGGAGCGTTAAAACATCGCCAAATTCACGCCTTATTAGTTCCTGCGCCTCCCTTCCAAAGGGGTCTGGCATGGTTTCACCTTGTTCCCACTTCACCGTTTTCAATAAAACGTTTCCGCCCCGGGGTGTTCCTTAGAGGTTTAATAAGTAAACCGTTGTAAATCTTCCATCAAAGGGGACTTTAGTTCCGTTATCTTCCAAAAGTTTTATATCCACAAACCATCAATTAGCTATAGCGGGTAAACTAAGGGCTATCCCCAACAGCCATCACGGTGATTCGTATGACCAGAGAGGTGTGGCAAGTTCGCAGGGTCAAGACCGGGATTCCCGGTTTTGACGACCTCGTTGAGGGAGGATTCCCCGAGGGAACCACGGTCCTTGTAACCGGTCCCACCGGAAGCGGTAAGACAACGTTCGCGGTTCAGTTCGTTTACAAGGGTGTTGAGCTCTACGATGAACCCGGAGTAATAGTCACCCTCGAGGAGAGAGCGCAGGACCTCAGGAGGGAGATGAGGACCTTTGGATGGGACATAGAGCAGTACGAGCGTGAGGGCAAGATAGCCATTGTGGACGGCGTCAGTGCCGTCGTGGGGCTTCCCTCGGAGGAGCAGTACGTTCTTGAGGGAAACCTTAACGCCGAGGACTTCTTGAGGTACGTCTACCGCGTTGTTAAGGCAATCAACGCCAAGAGGCTTGTCATAGACTCGATTCCATCCATAGCCTTCCGCCTCAAGAAGGAAGAGGAAATCCGGGAGATGCTCCTCCAGCTCAACACGATACTCCTTGAGATGGGCGTCACGTCAATCCTCACGACCGAGGCCCCCGACCCGAGCAGGGGCAAAATCAGCAGGTACGGCGTCGAGGAGTACATCTCCAGGGGCGTCATTCTGCTCGACTTCATCGAGAGGGAGGTTGAACTCAAGCGCTATCTCTTAATCAGGAAGATGCGTGAGACCAGGCACTCGATGAAAAAGTACCCCTTCGAGATAACCGAAGAGGGCATAGTCGTTTACCCGAGCGGGGAAATCTACTGACACCCAAAATTTTTTAAGGCCCTCCGCTTTTACTATTTTCGATGGTTCAAAAACGATTATTGATAATTGTTTTGTTGTCATCACTCCTGTTCGTTTCCCTTGCGCTTAGCCGTTACTCCCCGGAAAAAGACTCCTTCACGGGCCTTTGCGTTTATTCTTCCGGCTCCCTCTCCGTCCTCTACAACGGCACGGTCACGGTAGCACTCGGAAGGCCCCTCGAACTTGGAAAGGCCTACACCGTCGAGGGCAGGCTCAGGACAACCAACCGCGGTCTCTGGATGGACGTCTCCACGGTAGTCCCTGCAAACGTGACGTTTCCCTTAGAAATTATTGAAGGGGCCTACCGGTACTCCAACGGTCCGATTCTGCTCACTCCTTCGAGGGTCCGCCTCGCCTATCCAATCAACGCCTCCAAGGGAAGCCTCGTGAGGCTTGAGGGCCTGACCTACGGCTCGAAGTTCTATCCCCTCAATGTTGAAGAGCTCGGCTATTTGAAGGAACCCAAAAACGGCATGCCCTACCCCCTCGAGGGCGTTGTCATCTACGGCGGAAACCCCGCAACGGTCTGGAACGGGAGCGAGGAGTTCAGGGTTTACCTCCCCCACGACCTTTCCCTCAGACCGAGCCTTCGCGTCAGAGTCCTCGGCGTTGCGAGACTTTACTCGACGATTACCCTCTACGTCGGTTCCGTCAACGACGTTAAGGTCCTTGGGCCTGCAGAGAAAAAATCCATCAATCTGGCGGAAACTGGGGAGATAGCCACCGGTGAGTGTCTCGTTATCAAAAGTACCTCCCGCTACCTGAAGCTCAACTGCACGGGCTTAAGGCTCTACGGCTTCAGCGCGAGAACCGGCGATACGGTTCGTTTCGAGGCCCTGAGAAGAAAATCCAGCCTGTTCTGCCTGGACTGTTCCGTCACGAAACCCCGGGAAGAGTTGCCCAACGGCATCTGCTCCTTTGAAGATGGCTCCTTCGCGAGAATCTCTGGAAAAGTCACCTGGGTAAAGGTTTACAGGAACGGCTTTGGAATAGCCAACATCACCAACGGCACCTGTTCCGTTCTCCTTAAGCTCCCATCGAGGCTCGGTGTTTCCCTGATGGAAAACGAGAGCGTAACCGCCTACGGCTTCTTCACGACCTACAGGGGAAAGCCGGCGTTTGAAGTTCAATCGGGTGAGGACCTTTGCTCCGGGAAGCACTGTTAGGCCTCCTGCTCGGCACTTTCACGGGAATAACTCCCGGAATCCACGTGAACACTTTGGCTTCAATGCTCCGCGGTTTCGGCCTGAGCGCGGTAGCTCTCTTTGCGATGGGACTAACGCATACGTTCCTCGATGTAATCCCTTCAACCTTTCTCGGCGTTCCAGACGAAGGAACGGCCCTCGGCGTTTTGCCGGCTCACAGGCTCGTGCTCAGAGGTAAGGGCCTTGAAGTCGTCAGGATAGCGCTCATCGCGAGCTTTCTGGCGGTTCTCTTCTTCCTCCCCCTGGTTCCCCTCTACATCCGCCTCGCTCCCCGCTACAGGCCGGCCTTTGGAAAGCTCACCGTCCTGCTCCTAATCCTTCTCCTCGTCTTTACCGAGAGGGGCGTGAAAAAGATTTATGCGCTCTTCATAATTCTCCTCTCCGGGCTTCTTGGCCTTTTTATTCTCTCACTCCCGCTGAATGAGCCTTTCTATGCGCTCTTCACAGGACTCTTCGGCGTTCCTGTCATAGTCTCCTCCCTCCTGGCTGGGACCAGGAGAGTAGAGCCCGGCAGTCCTGAGCTTGAGATTACTCCCAAAAGGCTCGCCCTGTTCTCTTTCATGGGGACGCTCTTCGGTATGCTGGCTTCCCTCCTCCCTGCCTTCACGGCATCGCAGGCGGCTCTGCTTGGCTCGTTTATCTCTCGGGACGAGCGCTCGTTCCTGGCAATCGTCTACTCCGTTAACACCGCCAACTTCCTCTTCGCCTTCATCAACTTCCTCACAACGGGAAGGGAAAGAAACGGAGTGGTGACGCTGATGGAGCCCTTGGGTGTCAAAGCCCTCCCGGCGTTCTTCATCGTTGCGCTCTTTGTGGGCCTTGCAGTTCTCATTTACGGCGAGCCCCTTGCTGAGCTTCTGGCGGGGGCCCTTTCGAGGCTCCCGTACCGGTTTATCAACCTCGCCGTTCTGGCGTTTCTGATTCTCCTGGCCTTCATCTTCGACGGCCTTCCGGGCCTGCTCGCGCTGACGGCTTCATCGATTGTTGGCTATCTGGCCGTTATCCTCGGGGTGAAGAGGACCAACTGCATGGGCTCCCTGATGCTCCCGGTCCTGCTAAGATGAAACGTCAGGCGGACTTCTCCTTCATAATCCTCTGGAACTCGGAGTAATCCGTCACGATTCTCTTGCCGTCGAGGGTCTCGAAGTACACCTTCTTGACCTTAATCTTCTTGACGTCGGTGTACTTCATCTCGGGCGGGTCGTAGGAGCCTGGCTCGACGACCTCGTCCTCAACGACGTAGGTCTTCAGCTCGGGCTGGCCGATGTATTTCCAAACCTCGTAGAAGACCTCGGGCTCGAGGTGGATTTCGCCGTCGAGCTCAATCCAGTCGGCGCCAATCTCTTCCAAGAACTCCTTTACAACGTCGAAGTGCATAGAAACCACCGCTCTAATATAGGGCTCCGGGGGTTAAATACCTATCGCCGGGCAGGTTTTTAAACCCCCTTCTCTAACCCCTCCGGTGGTGAGAATGGCGAGGGTAATCGTTGACGCCCAGGCGGCGAGGGCCATAGGGAAGGGCGCGATGATAGTCTTCAAGAAAGGTGTCGTGAGAACCGAGGGTGACTTCGAGCCCGGAGACATAGTCGAGGTCTACACAAGGGGAGGGAAGTTCCTCGGCAGGGGCTTCGTCAACCCCAACTCGAACATAATGGTTCGCCTGCTCATCAAAGATAAAGACACCCCGATAACGAAGGAGCTCTTCAAGGAGAGGATTAGGAAGGCTAACGAGTACAGGAAGAAGGTTCTCGGCTACGACAAGGCTTACAGAATGGTCTACGGCGAGGCAGACTATCTACCGGGCTTAATAGTCGACCGCTTCAACGAGATAGCCTCGCTTCAGATTTCGAGCGTTGGCATGGAGAAGTTTAAGCTCGATTTGGCCGAGGTGATAATGGAGGTCGAGCCTGAGATAGAGACCGTCTTCGAGAAGAACACTGGGCGCTCGAGGAGAAGGGAAGGACTGCCCGAGATAGAGCGCGTTCTCCTCGGTAAGGAGAAGTACAGGACGATAATAGAGGAGGGAAAGGCCAAGTTCATCGTCGACATGCGCGGTCAGAAGACGGGCTTCTTCCTCGACCAGCGCGAGAACAGGATAGCTCTGGAGAAGTACGTCAAGCCGGGAATGAGGGTTCTCGACGTCTTCACCTACACCGGTGGCTTCGCGATACACGCGGCGGTTGCCGGGGCCGAGGAAGTGGTTGCCGTTGACAAGTCCCCACGGGCAATTGAAACCGCCAAGGAGAACGCCAGGCTCAACGGTGTTGAAGATAAAATGAAGTTCATCGCCGGTTCCGCATTCCCCGTTATGGAGGAGATGCTCAGGAAGGGCGAGAAGTTCGACATAGTTATCCTCGACCCCCCTGCCTTCGTCCAGCACGAAAAGGACCTCCAGCGCGGGCTTAGAGCGTACTTCAACGTGAACTACGCCGGCTTGAAGCTCGTTAAGGAAGGCGGAATCCTCGTCACCTGCTCCTGCTCCCAGCACGTTGACATGCAGACGTTCAAGGACATGGTCATCGCCGCTGGGGCAAAAGCCGGCAAGTTCCTCAAGATGCTCGAGCCCTACAGAACCCAGGCCCCGGACCACCCGATACTCATGGCCTCGAAGGACACCGAATACCTTAAGTGTCTCTTCCTCTACGTTGAGGATATGCGCTGAAACTCGGGGACGATGACGAGAAAGCACCTCCACTGAGACCGGCGTGAGTGCTGAGACGCCCACGGTCCGAGTCCCTTCGCTTTTCTTCTTCACAGCCCGAGTATCAAACTATGCCTCCACCGCGTCCCAGCTTTAAAGCGGACGTCTCTCACCGAGTAGCCCAGCTTTTCTCCCTTCTCGGCTATAACCCTTATCAGCTCCTCCTTGTCGGGCAGGAAAAGGGCCACCCTTCCGCCGGGCCGTAGGTAGTCCCTCGCTTCCTCAATAAGTTTCACCGAGAAGGCCTCGCCGTACTTCCCACCGCCAACGCCTTCCCTCTCCGTTAAAACGCCCCTCGTCGGCCTCTCGTAGTATGGGGGAGCCGAGAAGATGACGTCGAAGCGCTCTCCCTCGGGAATTACTCCCCTGATTATTCCCCCGTCGCTCTTGATTAGCCTGACCTTTGTGCCGTTACGCTCGAC
The Thermococcus sp. 21S9 DNA segment above includes these coding regions:
- a CDS encoding DMT family transporter, with the protein product MNRGKVQIALAMLIWGSVGIFGRLSGLSGLGVAFARVSLGALVLLPILNFRGKLGNALRELRERPYHLLALGTALALNWVFLFTAFNYTTIANAVLVYYTAPVLATLISWRFLNERLDAGKVLSLAIAFTGLLLIASSQRISLSDRDFTGIVFAFLGALFYALIPNLGRFLRGVDGESLTFLQLAIASVVLIPFVAVENVGSPVWWAIAVLVLVHTVLALYLYMDGLKKVEVKDASLLSYLDPLSAIVYAFLVFGEVPGVRTVIGGALILLASAIDLARGS
- the priS gene encoding DNA primase catalytic subunit PriS, which encodes MAELLREVSREERELYYKGEWKAERIPKFIIDSLEKREFGFDHTGEGPSDRKNVFADVRDLEDYVKATSPYAIYTSVALYHEPAQMEGWLGAELVFDIDAKDLPLRRCMDRHPSGQVCPICLEDAKELARDTLVVLKEDFGFENVHVVYSGRGYHIRVLDEWALRLDAKAREKILAYISASEEVTYEDVMSRRIMLSSGYFRVFRLRFGYFIKRANENHLISAGIKKGLARRILSDENRERIVRSFVERGLLASFPSGVGYKTLIRLFSISSTFSKAYFDGRVTVDVKRILRLPSSLHSKVGLITTYIGPDEGKLEKFNPFRDAVPEFRKEEVEEAYEEWESSL
- the priL gene encoding DNA primase large subunit PriL; this encodes MPDPFGREAQELIRREFGDVLTLLERIPSSIGPDEALSLVRWMLKSKEPPEELLTVDTLEELRDLFRFYALLGALAFSPYGIEAEFVKKAAAKLYRARIERKGSLEGSLLKIEPAEGIPDRDRKILERAMDKSLPEEEREKLKLKYRMHLSEFLELWEGSLKEVYVRKGYAYLRWDEALKLWEMAFERRFDKAVSLLADVREELPEFYEELKEKLEELANEYFKERLEKLGKVGAKPLRFDLFPPCVKEALKGVPAGMRNYAITVLLTSFLSYARICPNPPRKDVRVKDCVSDLRVIEEEILPVIIEAGNRCKPPLFEDQPHEIKNIWYHLGFGLTDKPALEDSGNSTWYFPPNCDKIRANAPQLCKPDRYCRGVKNPLTYYLRRLAGEERSETGERGEESG
- a CDS encoding ATPase domain-containing protein, which codes for MTREVWQVRRVKTGIPGFDDLVEGGFPEGTTVLVTGPTGSGKTTFAVQFVYKGVELYDEPGVIVTLEERAQDLRREMRTFGWDIEQYEREGKIAIVDGVSAVVGLPSEEQYVLEGNLNAEDFLRYVYRVVKAINAKRLVIDSIPSIAFRLKKEEEIREMLLQLNTILLEMGVTSILTTEAPDPSRGKISRYGVEEYISRGVILLDFIEREVELKRYLLIRKMRETRHSMKKYPFEITEEGIVVYPSGEIY
- a CDS encoding tripartite tricarboxylate transporter permease — protein: MLREALLGLLLGTFTGITPGIHVNTLASMLRGFGLSAVALFAMGLTHTFLDVIPSTFLGVPDEGTALGVLPAHRLVLRGKGLEVVRIALIASFLAVLFFLPLVPLYIRLAPRYRPAFGKLTVLLLILLLVFTERGVKKIYALFIILLSGLLGLFILSLPLNEPFYALFTGLFGVPVIVSSLLAGTRRVEPGSPELEITPKRLALFSFMGTLFGMLASLLPAFTASQAALLGSFISRDERSFLAIVYSVNTANFLFAFINFLTTGRERNGVVTLMEPLGVKALPAFFIVALFVGLAVLIYGEPLAELLAGALSRLPYRFINLAVLAFLILLAFIFDGLPGLLALTASSIVGYLAVILGVKRTNCMGSLMLPVLLR
- a CDS encoding DUF5748 family protein encodes the protein MHFDVVKEFLEEIGADWIELDGEIHLEPEVFYEVWKYIGQPELKTYVVEDEVVEPGSYDPPEMKYTDVKKIKVKKVYFETLDGKRIVTDYSEFQRIMKEKSA
- a CDS encoding class I SAM-dependent rRNA methyltransferase yields the protein MARVIVDAQAARAIGKGAMIVFKKGVVRTEGDFEPGDIVEVYTRGGKFLGRGFVNPNSNIMVRLLIKDKDTPITKELFKERIRKANEYRKKVLGYDKAYRMVYGEADYLPGLIVDRFNEIASLQISSVGMEKFKLDLAEVIMEVEPEIETVFEKNTGRSRRREGLPEIERVLLGKEKYRTIIEEGKAKFIVDMRGQKTGFFLDQRENRIALEKYVKPGMRVLDVFTYTGGFAIHAAVAGAEEVVAVDKSPRAIETAKENARLNGVEDKMKFIAGSAFPVMEEMLRKGEKFDIVILDPPAFVQHEKDLQRGLRAYFNVNYAGLKLVKEGGILVTCSCSQHVDMQTFKDMVIAAGAKAGKFLKMLEPYRTQAPDHPILMASKDTEYLKCLFLYVEDMR
- a CDS encoding RlmF-related methyltransferase encodes the protein MPLWKDGKLGLPVREAVKLFPELENYVDERGRLDFSNRKARILYNRAIAKALFGLEIEYHPRGLVTPPISRYLFLKTFLRGGEKVLEIGTGHTAMMALMAERLFNCEVTATELDDEFFEYAGRNVERNGTKVRLIKSDGGIIRGVIPEGERFDVIFSAPPYYERPTRGVLTEREGVGGGKYGEAFSVKLIEEARDYLRPGGRVALFLPDKEELIRVIAEKGEKLGYSVRDVRFKAGTRWRHSLILGL